The DNA segment ATAGTTTTTCATTTAGACCCGAACTTTTCCTTATATGTGTATTAACTTGTTTACTAACGCTAAACGGATGCAAAAATGACACACGTACACATGAAATATCGTTTTAACTTTCGCAACCACCATGCTATTTTTATAACTTGTACCTTTGTTTGAAAGTGTGGATATATTGTATCTTTCAATTATATATATCTTCCAAGtatttggaaattaaaaaaaaaataagaaagcaTTCATTTTCATAATGCTGGTTAACAAAAAGTGAAGACAATTGATCAGTTTACGTCTGATGTGGCCGCAAACAATAACCACAAACACGGATGTTGTTTTACAATTATAATTGAACAGTATTGCTAACCGAAAGGGGTGACGATTAAAATCATTCAGGAATACCATTATGTGATTTAAAATCGAGCGtatgtgatatatttttactcatttcatatatgtatgtatgtgtgtgtgtttgcatgtgagtgtgtgtgtgtgtgttagtttGTTTAACATGCACTAAGGATTAATTTCTGACGTGACGTTCACTTATCATTTACCGTCAGACAATTTAGTTTTCGTTTTGATGTTGGCGATGTACATGAAATGAAGCCGAAAAGAAAAGAATGCAACCTAAACGGAAATATACTCAAGCAACGACTCGCAGTTTTCTTATCTCTTTCGTTCACTTTGTTTCATTATCATTATAgagtatattttcatatttcccAAAAACTTACACATAAAAAATTTATTGCTTCTTTTATCTATGATACCATCcaagttatataatttatctgacAACTTCATCACTCTGTGGTCTGTCATATTGACGTTGCTATATGGCGTCGAAATCAGAATGTACGGGCGTACAGTTTAATCGGAACCATTGTGATTATGGCGCGTTTGACATACTACGTCATAAGTCGGTTGTATTACCGtttttgttactgtttatagTAAGATATATAATAATGGTTAAAATAATGTTCAAATTTATGAACAGATGTAATAGTATATTACACGCTGGAATAGTTAAGGTGTAATTATTTTGATGGCTGGTATTATGCCTACGAAAATATACAAAAGTATCCTTTGAACAGCCCATATTGCTATATCGATGAATGTATAAATACAGAGAAAACTGCTGTTCAGGTACACAGCTTCTATAACAATTGGAAAATATTACTCGGAAGGTAAGACGattttgacagtttcattaaATGGCACTTTGgctgttttgctttgtttttatatGCTAAAATGCTTTATACAAGCTTCTAACGCAAACATCGCCTCAATACTTTTGGCAATTTTATAACACTAGAGGtatatgtatgaaatttcttAGACATTTAGACCTGAGATTATATAGAAATTACAACATTTTCCAAAAGTGCATTTTATTTATCTTACAACATCTTTCAAccacatatatgtatattttgtttttattcaacgAGCAAAATGATTTAGAAAGGTACAGAGGTTGGGATATTGAATTTCAATATATGGCCAAATAAATTGTTTCGAAGATGTATATCCTGTTTATTTAAGGAATTATATGTACCAATATTAAAGCTGGTCCGTGTAAAAACCGTTCTTAAAGAATTTTACACTGTTTACGCAAAATAATTATGAGCATATCTATATCGGTTCTTGTATATCCATGCATCCCGACAGAACAATTTTAGGTAACCCAGTtcaacagaaacaaattttcaaaatttcaaggtttattagctttatttcttttaaatacatgtaatatatcaTATTGTAAGTTTAACAAATATCGCAAGTATATCACATGCACGCATCTATGACTAAATCTAAAAAGTCTTATATATTCACGAACGACTGCATACCTGCAAGACAATATCTTTTTGGGTGTGATTACAAGGTATTGTATATTTTCCATTTGATGTTTAGCTACACTTTTTATTTAGTTTGTGTACatatcattttaagtttttgagtgaatttatagaataaaattattCCTAAAACGGTTGAAAATTCCTTCATCAAAACGACTAGTTGACGAGCAATTCATAACCAGTCAATGCATTTTGATAAGTGTCAGAGGTCTATACCACTTTTGAGGTGTagtattaatattttcattaagttgATAATCAgacaataaagatttttttttctggggtTCACGGTTGTGTTAACCTAATCCCTATCCATGACTCTAGTTACATCAATGATTATCGGAATGGAACTGATTTAACTAAGAAAGTGAGTACTGGCACATATTTGGttcaaaaaataagaaagttatcgccgtttttcgaatatTACTGATGCAGGTCTCTGCATTGACACAACGCTGAAATACGCGAATGAATGCAAAAATGATAAAAGGGGTTCATCGATGCATGAACATCTCTGCTAAGCCAGTCGAATTGCTTGAATCGATAAACattagaaatataattttgtaataGCTGGATTAACTGCACTTATATTCGCTTTTCATCTTTCAACTTACTTGCTTTCTGGAACGGACAAATGCCTGGTTATTTAAGAAAGCATTTGCCTTTTATGCATATGCCTGGGGTGATTttgcttgttatcgaacttggccgagatattatgtccataAACACTGTCACAAAGTTTGGCGCAGATCAGaagaaaaatgtttgacttagagggtggacaaggctaaaattgcagattttgagtaattcaagggccataactcaagagtgcctcaggcgattttgctggttatcaaacttggccgagatattatgcccacaaacattgtcaccaagtttggtgaagatcggatgaaaactgtttgacttagagagcggacatgcttttggacgccccgctctttcagagacgggcgtataaaaagggcttACAAACTAGTTAAGGTTGAATGCGCCCTATTTTTgttttgccgaatttcgtcctgaaatttatactgtacaaaattcaggatatatgcgattgagttccgaTTTTATTTTGTCCCCACATTGTTCGAGTTTTTAGTTGTTGTGTCaaaaacatggcccctgacgtcactattcgtgcaacgcccagttccgagtgctctcggcatttttccttCTCTGCGCTCAGAATGTCATATTaatggaaaaaacaaaataattgtctctttgcattcagaaaatgctactcaatggtacTAAATACGGCAAAATAAAATTGACGCTTAAGACGCCAGAGACGATATTATGACgccagaacggaaaaactcacatcaagttttgcctTTTATCGTAGATATTTAACAAATCatgaaaatttctatttttattttttccccacTTCTGCaatgtgattttaaataatttctttttatggaTAAAATGTTAGTATTAAATGACTTAGTGGTATAACGAATAAAGCTTTAAtaatatgtttaattattttcaaagagaaatctgctttttaaaaacaattcaaggACAATTTCCTTAGAATGAATAACTTGGTTCCaattgttttgtgttttctaGTAGATTGCTAACGCATTTGACTGCATTTTTGATGTTTGATGATTTTTTCAGCCAGTACATGCATCAAGATGAATCCAACCTTCTTAGTGTTTGCACTATCTGTGAGATTTATCGCCTCCCAAGATAGTTTTTGCATTCCGGTCGTCAAAATGCAAGCCGGCAACAACAGTGTATCATCTGGTGGAAAGGAATATGTCACAAAAGAACATTTCGATGATTTAGTGAGTCAACTGTTTGTTAATATATCCGGTCGTATCAGTGAATACAAGTACGAGAGTGAACAAGCTGGAAAGACCTACGCCACGAAAGAAGATATTAAGGAGATGATGAGGCAGCTGTACTTTAACATATCAACTGAAATGAATCAAAAGAGATGTAAAGACTCCACTGAAAGTCATAAGGCTTATACGAAACCTCGTGACTGTCAGGATATCCAAACTGAAGGTAATTTGACAACCGGTACTTATACAATATACCCAGGTAAAAACACTGGTGGAATCTTGGTAAGGTGTGACATGAACACAACAACCGGGGGATGGACAGTTATACAACGACGCACTTCGAACACAGACTTTTATAAAACATGGAATGAATACGAAGGTGGATTTGGTAACATTAAGGACAATTTCTGGCTCGGTAACCGTCATATTCATGAAATAACTAATCAGGGTCAGTACAAACTGCGTGTTGATCTCACAAGTATGAAAGGCGAGACGGCCTACGCAGAGTATCGTGCATTTTCTGTTGGTGATGCTGATTCAGGCTACAAGCTGTTTGTTGCCGGGTACAGTGGTACCGCTGGAGACAGTCTGACAGGAAGAGGAAATGGAATGAAGTTTTCTACACACGACAGGGACAATGACGTCGATACCGGAAACTGCGCAGTGACGTATCACGGCGGGTGGTGGTACGATAAATGTCATACTTCCAATCTCAACGGGGAGTATGGATATACAGGATATGCGAAAGGTCCAGTCTGGCAGCCATGGAAAGGATACTATGCTCCAATGAAAACTACGGAGATGAAAGTAAGAAGAATTTAAGAGAAACCATGAAAAGCGATCATATTTTTGACTAAACCTAAATACAATTTTACAGATCTTTATACCTTTTTCACCtgaatctggaacaactgatacgtattagaccttcctgcctGAATGCAATTTTAGATCtatttcgtttttctttttttttttttttttttttttttttgttttgacttAAGTTCTGCAATAGACAATATAActtcatgaacactattttctgCAACTTTACCTTAACAACATATCTCCCAAAAGCCAATATTCTAATAATTTCATGATATATTGTTTCTTACTGTTTTAGCAGTTAGATAAGTATATAGGACACTTAGTGATTCTGTATATATG comes from the Mercenaria mercenaria strain notata chromosome 9, MADL_Memer_1, whole genome shotgun sequence genome and includes:
- the LOC123547381 gene encoding techylectin-5A-like → MNPTFLVFALSVRFIASQDSFCIPVVKMQAGNNSVSSGGKEYVTKEHFDDLVSQLFVNISGRISEYKYESEQAGKTYATKEDIKEMMRQLYFNISTEMNQKRCKDSTESHKAYTKPRDCQDIQTEGNLTTGTYTIYPGKNTGGILVRCDMNTTTGGWTVIQRRTSNTDFYKTWNEYEGGFGNIKDNFWLGNRHIHEITNQGQYKLRVDLTSMKGETAYAEYRAFSVGDADSGYKLFVAGYSGTAGDSLTGRGNGMKFSTHDRDNDVDTGNCAVTYHGGWWYDKCHTSNLNGEYGYTGYAKGPVWQPWKGYYAPMKTTEMKVRRI